Proteins encoded within one genomic window of Nomia melanderi isolate GNS246 chromosome 8, iyNomMela1, whole genome shotgun sequence:
- the LOC116426575 gene encoding regulator of microtubule dynamics protein 1 isoform X1, with protein sequence MWMQKVLRFTKNTNILKRSFIHRRTQFSQKRTHHYAFTTKLFTASSFTTMGIWGLTKKKSENEVITTKEVLIGKADALFDQGNYKEIYDLLSNYRDSGDVEILWRLSRALYKMAKTATDIEGKKMVYEAYDLINNALKIKEDHWAVHKWMSIILDNKCSYEGMKVRIRELYNIKKHMLRAIELNPTDATTMYMLGTWCYQVSDLAWYQRKIAAVVFGEPPTSSFEEALKYFQSAEEADPHFYSYNLLMLGKTYLKLNQKEEALKYLKMAAEYPAKNDDDHLAKQEAQKLLKEM encoded by the exons ATGTGGATGCAGAAAGTATTACGATTCACAAAGAATACAAACATATTAAAAAGGTCATTCATCCATAGAAGAACTCAGTTTTCACAAAAG CGAACCCATCATTATGCATTCACAACAAAATTGTTTACTGCATCATCATTTACTACTATGGGAATATGGGGTCTTACGAAGAAAAAGAGTGAAAACGAAGTAATTACTACTAAGGAAGTTTTAATAGGAAAGGCTGATGCATTGTTTGATCaaggaaattataaagaaatatatgatctattatcaaattataga GACAGTGGAGATGTTGAAATTTTATGGCGTTTGTCCAGAGCATTATATAAAATGGCTAAAACTGCTACTGATATCGAAGGGAAAAAAATGGTTTATGAAGCGTATGATTTGATAAATAatgctttaaaaataaaagaagatcaTTGGGCTGTACATAAGTGGATGTCTATTATACTTGACAACAAATGTTCTTATGAAGGTATGAAAGTAAGAATAAGAGAATTATATAACATCAAGAAACATATGCTG AGAGCTATAGAACTTAATCCAACAGATGCAACAACTATGTACATGTTAGGTACATGGTGCTATCAGGTTTCTGATTTAGCATGGTACCAAAGAAAAATTGCAGCTGTAGTATTTGGAGAGCCACCAACTTCATCTTTTGAAGAAGCTCTAAAATACTTTCAAAGTGCAGAAGAGGCTGATCCTCATTTTTACAGTTATAACTTACTAATGCTTGGGAAAACTTATTTAAAGTTGAACCAAAAGGAAGaagcattgaaatatttaaaaatggcagCTGAATATCCAGCTAAAAATGATGATGATCATCTTGCTAAGCAAGAAGCGCAAAAATTATTGAAGGAAATGTGA
- the LOC116426575 gene encoding regulator of microtubule dynamics protein 1 isoform X2, with the protein MGIWGLTKKKSENEVITTKEVLIGKADALFDQGNYKEIYDLLSNYRDSGDVEILWRLSRALYKMAKTATDIEGKKMVYEAYDLINNALKIKEDHWAVHKWMSIILDNKCSYEGMKVRIRELYNIKKHMLRAIELNPTDATTMYMLGTWCYQVSDLAWYQRKIAAVVFGEPPTSSFEEALKYFQSAEEADPHFYSYNLLMLGKTYLKLNQKEEALKYLKMAAEYPAKNDDDHLAKQEAQKLLKEM; encoded by the exons ATGGGAATATGGGGTCTTACGAAGAAAAAGAGTGAAAACGAAGTAATTACTACTAAGGAAGTTTTAATAGGAAAGGCTGATGCATTGTTTGATCaaggaaattataaagaaatatatgatctattatcaaattataga GACAGTGGAGATGTTGAAATTTTATGGCGTTTGTCCAGAGCATTATATAAAATGGCTAAAACTGCTACTGATATCGAAGGGAAAAAAATGGTTTATGAAGCGTATGATTTGATAAATAatgctttaaaaataaaagaagatcaTTGGGCTGTACATAAGTGGATGTCTATTATACTTGACAACAAATGTTCTTATGAAGGTATGAAAGTAAGAATAAGAGAATTATATAACATCAAGAAACATATGCTG AGAGCTATAGAACTTAATCCAACAGATGCAACAACTATGTACATGTTAGGTACATGGTGCTATCAGGTTTCTGATTTAGCATGGTACCAAAGAAAAATTGCAGCTGTAGTATTTGGAGAGCCACCAACTTCATCTTTTGAAGAAGCTCTAAAATACTTTCAAAGTGCAGAAGAGGCTGATCCTCATTTTTACAGTTATAACTTACTAATGCTTGGGAAAACTTATTTAAAGTTGAACCAAAAGGAAGaagcattgaaatatttaaaaatggcagCTGAATATCCAGCTAAAAATGATGATGATCATCTTGCTAAGCAAGAAGCGCAAAAATTATTGAAGGAAATGTGA
- the LOC116426574 gene encoding retinol dehydrogenase 13, which produces MSFSIPKPYYIYAAGVSLVGGAYLLNDYISGPDYEGEQNLKDKVVIVTGSNTGIGKEVVRNLAKREAKIIMACRDMEKCEEARSEIVLQTQNKYIYCRQCDLASQESIRHFVNQFKTEHSKLHILINNAGIMRCQKRYTTEGIEMQLGVNHMGHFLLTNLLLDVLKTSVPARVVNVSSAAHFKGTIKLKDLNSDINYDPAKAYSQSKLANILFTRELANKLKGTGIAVNAVHPGIVNTEIVRHMKFNQNYFSRLFIKSCMWLFVKTPRKGAQTILYVALEPSLQDVTGVYFSNCKVADVSEEAKNDDIARWLWAVSEKWTGLNLV; this is translated from the exons ATGAGTTTTTCTATACCAAAACCTTACTATATTTATGCAGCTGGTGTAAGTCTCGTTGGTGGGGCTTATTTACtcaa TGATTACATTAGTGGGCCAGATTATGAAGGAGAACAAAACTTAAAAGACAAAGTAGTTATAGTAACAGGATCAAATACTGGCATTGGTAAAGAAGTAGTACGTAACTTAGCCAAACGTGAAGCTAAAATCATTATGGCATGCAGAGACATGGAAAAATGTGAAGAG gcACGTTCTGAAATAGTATTACAAActcagaataaatatatttactgcaGACAATGTGATTTGGCATCTCAGGAAAGTATAAGACATTTTGTGAATCAATTCAAAACAg aACATTCAAAACTgcatattcttataaataatgcAGGAATAATGAGATGCCAGAAGAGATATACTACAGAAGGAATTGAAATGCAACTTGGTGTAAATCATATGGGACACTTTTTACTAACAAATTTGTTACTAGATGTTTTAAAAACTTCTGTGCCAGCAAGAGTTGTAAATGTTTCAAGCGCTGCCCATTTTAAAGGCACAATTAAACTGAAAGATTTAAACAGTGATATAAATTATGATCCTGCTAAAGCATATAGTCAAAGTAAACtggctaatattttatttactcgaGAATTAGCAAATAAATTGAaag GAACTGGTATTGCAGTGAATGCAGTTCATCCTGGTATAGTGAACACAGAAATAGTTAGACACATGAAATTTAACCAAAACTATTTTTCTAGATTGTTTATAAAATCATGTATGTGGTTATTTGTTAAGACACCAAGAAAAGGAGCACAGACAATTTTATATGTTGCATTAGAACCGTCTCTGCAAGATGTAACTGGTGTTTATTTTAG TAACTGTAAAGTCGCAGATGTTTCTGAAGAAGCAAAGAACGATGATATTGCTAGATGGTTGTGGGCTGTTAGTGAAAAATGGACTGGATTAaatcttgtatag
- the LOC116426576 gene encoding tetratricopeptide repeat protein 9C → MMFKTWESTDKIVRTDIIKFGQYSKKLTECASCEVVIENLQVTNASVEDLKEKFNSNILDGANEKLIVIGEENCEIDYQIERVIQMMNIFEQRLVTLNISLENMDQPLIIKFEITLTKMQPHNPIWEWTPETKYSIALKYKETGVDLFKQRRWVDAFRKFSRACKILITLEPIPDLELEKSLENNINNLRLILYNNMAGCQLNHKNYEHTISLCTKVLNKESNNVKALYRRGVAYGNLKDVEKAVTDLKKAVILEPNNRAAKEQLLIYDAKLQEANQKFEDMVRRMFKT, encoded by the coding sequence atgatgTTTAAAACGTGGGAATCAACAGACAAAATTGTGCGaacagatataataaaatttggtcaatattctaaaaaattaacAGAATGTGCTAGTTGCGAAGTCGTTATTGAAAACCTACAAGTTACTAACGCATCCGTAGAAGacttgaaagaaaaatttaattcgaatattttagacggcgcaaatgaaaaattaatagttattgGCGAAGAAAATTGTGAAATAGATTACCAAATTGAACGAGTGATTcaaatgatgaatatttttgaacaaaGATTAGTTactctgaatatttcattggaaaacaTGGATCAACCtttaattataaagtttgaaataACATTAACAAAAATGCAACCGCATAATCCAATTTGGGAGTGGACACCAGAAACAAAATACTCAATAgcattaaaatataaagaaacaggTGTCGATTTATTCAAACAACGTAGGTGGGTTGATGCATTTCGAAAATTTAGTAGAGCTTGCAAAATACTTATAACGTTAGAACCGATACctgatttagaattagaaaaatcactcgaaaataatattaataatttaagattaatattatacaataatatggcTGGATGTcaattaaatcataaaaattatgaaCACACAATTTCCTTGTGTACTAAGGTGTTAAACAAAGAAAGTAATAATGTTAAGGCTTTATACAGAAGGGGAGTAGCATATGGAAATTTAAAAGATGTAGAAAAGGCTGTTACTGATTTAAAAAAGGCAGTTATATTAGAACCAAATAACCGTGCTGCTAAAGAACAATTGCTAATTTATGATGCTAAATTACAAGAAGCAAACCAAAAGTTTGAGGACATGGTAAGAAGAATGTTTAAGACCTAA